A region from the Benincasa hispida cultivar B227 chromosome 10, ASM972705v1, whole genome shotgun sequence genome encodes:
- the LOC120089204 gene encoding red chlorophyll catabolite reductase-like has protein sequence MASTLYVSAKPFSLPPPVQSYFRARRPATVIRSAASHMAEGSSSKLKEFPHLSSSHRALMADLIGAIEDRLKDRLLPCALPPDVEYYQNQSGISQGALLVRSGSPDSSINFILASWLHSQLPTGASLNIASLSAYLRPSTDAPNFLIEFIQSSPTSLILILDLPPRKDPVLNPDYLQSFYEDTRLDTYRKTIEELPETRPYVMSSLFFRSLVSPTAIISRVDTESGGPERLEEIIKNHVGPIARDVLRVWLDECACKEREVGMVERVDLEKRDELVKKKTIDIDLGSSLPRLFGQEIADRVVAAIQQVFEA, from the exons ATGGCGTCGACGCTTTATGTATCTGCAAAGCCTTTTAGTCTTCCGCCGCCGGTACAATCCTATTTCAGAGCAAGGAGACCGGCAACAGTAATAAGGAGCGCGGCGTCGCACATGGCGGAGGGATCGTCGTCGAAGCTGAAGGAGTTTCCGCATCTATCGAGTTCTCACAGAGCTCTGATGGCGGATCTAATCGGCGCCATTGAAGATCGCTTGAaggatcgtcttcttccttgcGCGCTTCCTCCTGATGTTGAGTATTACCAGAATCAGAGCGGGATTTCGCAAGGAGCTCTTCTCGTCAGATCTGGCTCGCCGGACTCTTCT ATTAATTTCATACTCGCAAGTTGGTTGCACAGTCAACTGCCAACAGGAGCATCATTAAACATAGCAAGCCTTTCTGCCTACTTGAGGCCTTCAACTGATGCTCCAAATTTCCTCATAGAGTTCATCCAAAGCTCTCCAACCTCCCTCATTCTCATTCTTGATCTGCCTCCTCGAAAGGATCCGGTCCTCAACCCCGACTACCTCCAATCGTTCTACGAAGACACGAGATTAGACACTTATCGCAAAACGATCGAAGAACTTCCCGAGACTCGACCGTATGTCATGTCCTCGCTTTTCTTTCGCTCTTTGGTTTCTCCAACTGCCATAATTTCCCGTGTCGATACAGAATCAGGTGGACCCGAACGCTTGGAGGAGATTATAAAGAACCATGTTGGTCCCATCGCGAGAGACGTGCTTCGTGTATGGCTAGATGAATGTGCTTGCAAGGAGAGAGAGGTTGGAATGGTGGAAAGAGTTGATCTTGAGAAAAGGGATGAGTTGGTtaagaagaaaactattgaCATAGACTTAGGTTCTAGTTTGCCAAGATTATTTGGACAGGAAATAGCTGATAGAGTAGTGGCAGCCATTCAACAAGTCTTTGAAGCATGA